In Paenibacillus phoenicis, one genomic interval encodes:
- the ytfJ gene encoding GerW family sporulation protein, with protein sequence MADHPIQGLMQTAMENIKEMVDVNTIVGEPVETPDGSVILPISRVGFGFAAGGSDFIVDDEHNKSATGSSEHGKARPFGGGSGGGVSINPIAFLVVGKPGVHIVPLDNQTHLVEKIIDTLPGVIDRIQSMFPNQHASANASMATAQAAQMQESAVQAGINPFA encoded by the coding sequence ATGGCTGACCATCCTATTCAAGGACTAATGCAAACCGCCATGGAAAACATCAAGGAAATGGTTGATGTCAACACGATCGTGGGTGAGCCGGTCGAAACGCCGGACGGCAGCGTGATTTTGCCGATCAGCCGCGTGGGCTTCGGTTTTGCTGCCGGGGGGAGCGATTTTATTGTCGATGACGAACACAATAAATCGGCCACAGGCTCGTCCGAGCACGGCAAAGCCCGTCCGTTTGGCGGCGGTAGCGGCGGCGGGGTATCGATTAATCCGATTGCGTTCCTCGTCGTTGGGAAGCCGGGGGTACACATTGTACCGCTGGATAACCAAACGCATCTTGTCGAAAAAATCATCGATACGTTGCCTGGCGTCATCGACAGAATCCAGTCCATGTTCCCGAACCAACATGCATCTGCGAATGCCTCGATGGCAACAGCACAAGCCGCTCAGATGCAGGAATCGGCCGTCCAAGCCGGCATCAATCCTTTTGCATAA
- a CDS encoding DUF2953 domain-containing protein: MWIWLGGILILLLLIAALILLSTITFNMTLRKKNRDDTVLLEVTMLYGFVRLRYQVPTIRIKNWRDGVQIEKNQPENVLQKESTSVNHEVNKDKVELGMDQFERLLQATSGLRVWLQSTLRRVSFRKLEWSTNIALEDAAHTATLTGAIWGVKATLVGWLTRYITLKQRPKLFVVPVFGSKPLFSTEFRCIAQIRCGYAIYAGLVLIVRVLKVKGGVKKWLTILFKD; the protein is encoded by the coding sequence GTGTGGATTTGGCTCGGAGGCATCCTGATCCTGCTGCTGCTAATAGCTGCCTTGATTTTGCTGTCTACCATTACGTTCAATATGACCCTGCGCAAGAAAAATCGGGATGACACGGTGTTGTTGGAAGTCACGATGCTCTATGGCTTTGTTCGCTTACGTTACCAGGTACCTACGATCCGGATCAAAAATTGGCGTGACGGTGTGCAGATCGAGAAAAATCAGCCAGAGAACGTGCTGCAAAAGGAATCCACCAGCGTCAACCATGAGGTGAACAAGGACAAGGTCGAGCTTGGGATGGATCAGTTCGAACGGTTGCTTCAGGCGACCAGCGGGCTGCGGGTCTGGCTTCAATCCACACTTCGCCGCGTTTCCTTCCGCAAGCTGGAATGGTCAACGAACATCGCATTAGAGGATGCGGCCCATACCGCTACATTAACGGGGGCAATATGGGGAGTTAAAGCGACGCTTGTCGGCTGGCTTACCCGCTATATTACTTTGAAGCAAAGACCTAAATTATTTGTGGTTCCTGTATTCGGCAGCAAGCCGTTATTTTCCACGGAATTCCGCTGCATAGCGCAAATTCGCTGCGGTTATGCTATCTATGCTGGACTGGTACTTATAGTTCGCGTGCTAAAAGTGAAGGGAGGAGTTAAAAAATGGCTGACCATCCTATTCAAGGACTAA
- the ribH gene encoding 6,7-dimethyl-8-ribityllumazine synthase, producing MANVFEGHLVSEGLKYAIVVSRFNEFITSKLLSGALDALKRHGAKEEEIYVAWVPGAFEIPFAAQKLAESGKYDAVITLGTVIRGSTTHYDYVCNEVSKGVAAVGLKTGVPTIFGVVTTENIEQAIERAGTKAGNKGWDAALAAIEMANLTKQLQ from the coding sequence ATGGCAAACGTATTTGAAGGGCATTTAGTATCGGAAGGGTTAAAATATGCGATCGTGGTCAGCCGCTTTAATGAATTTATTACAAGTAAGCTGCTTTCCGGCGCCTTGGATGCATTGAAACGGCATGGAGCCAAAGAGGAAGAAATTTACGTCGCATGGGTGCCCGGTGCATTTGAAATCCCGTTTGCGGCACAGAAGCTGGCGGAGAGCGGCAAATACGATGCAGTCATCACGCTGGGTACGGTCATCCGCGGTTCCACCACCCATTATGATTATGTCTGCAACGAGGTTTCCAAAGGCGTTGCCGCCGTTGGCCTCAAAACCGGCGTACCTACGATCTTTGGCGTCGTAACGACCGAAAATATCGAGCAAGCGATCGAACGTGCCGGAACGAAAGCTGGAAACAAAGGCTGGGATGCGGCGTTGGCAGCGATCGAAATGGCGAACTTGACGAAACAGCTGCAATAA
- the ribD gene encoding bifunctional diaminohydroxyphosphoribosylaminopyrimidine deaminase/5-amino-6-(5-phosphoribosylamino)uracil reductase RibD — translation MKVIDDEYYMALALDMAERAQGQTGTNPVVGAVVVKDGALVGLGTHLKRGTPHAEVHALNMAGSQAEGSTVYVTLEPCSHHGLTPPCAERLIHEKVQRVVVACEDPNPLVAGKGIELLRAAGIEVEVGVLRERALKLNRRFIKFITTGMPYVTIKSASTLDGKLASRTGDSKWISNEGAREIVHTMRHRHQAIMVGASTILADDPQLTTRLSVPGLSPIRIIADSTLRIPETAQVLRDGQAPTWIVTTEQADPDKAARLIHLGAEVLRCGSGPQVDLRNALVQLGQRGISSVLVEGGGRLNGSLLEQQLVDEIVLFLAPKLIGGAEAPSSFSFVGYDLMRDAVTLRDMEVEQIGDNVCIRGVPVWAQVKEGDH, via the coding sequence ATGAAGGTGATTGACGACGAATATTACATGGCTCTAGCGCTGGACATGGCGGAGCGCGCGCAGGGACAAACCGGGACCAATCCGGTCGTTGGTGCCGTTGTCGTGAAGGACGGGGCATTGGTTGGGCTGGGTACGCACTTGAAGCGGGGAACTCCGCATGCCGAGGTGCATGCCCTGAACATGGCCGGTTCCCAGGCAGAAGGCAGCACCGTTTATGTCACCTTGGAGCCCTGCAGCCATCACGGGTTAACGCCGCCTTGCGCAGAGCGCTTGATTCACGAGAAGGTGCAGCGCGTCGTAGTTGCCTGCGAAGATCCAAATCCGCTGGTCGCCGGCAAAGGCATTGAGCTGCTTCGCGCCGCCGGGATTGAGGTGGAAGTTGGTGTGCTGCGTGAACGGGCTTTGAAGCTGAATCGTCGCTTTATTAAGTTCATCACGACCGGCATGCCGTATGTGACGATCAAATCCGCCAGCACGCTGGATGGGAAGCTGGCGAGCCGGACGGGGGACAGCAAGTGGATCTCCAACGAGGGAGCAAGAGAAATCGTCCATACGATGCGGCATCGCCATCAGGCCATTATGGTAGGCGCCTCGACGATCCTCGCGGATGATCCGCAGCTGACTACCCGGTTATCCGTTCCGGGATTGTCGCCCATTCGCATCATCGCGGATTCGACGCTCCGCATTCCAGAGACGGCACAAGTCCTTCGGGATGGGCAAGCTCCCACATGGATTGTGACGACGGAACAGGCTGATCCAGACAAGGCAGCACGCCTCATCCACCTTGGGGCGGAAGTTCTCCGCTGCGGCAGCGGTCCGCAGGTTGATCTACGGAACGCGCTCGTTCAACTCGGACAGCGAGGGATTTCTTCTGTACTCGTAGAAGGAGGCGGACGTCTAAACGGTTCGCTATTGGAGCAGCAGCTGGTGGATGAGATCGTGCTTTTCCTTGCTCCCAAGCTGATCGGAGGAGCTGAAGCGCCCTCGAGCTTTAGCTTTGTCGGGTATGATCTAATGCGGGATGCGGTGACCTTGCGCGACATGGAAGTCGAACAAATCGGGGATAATGTGTGCATCCGGGGAGTACCGGTCTGGGCGCAGGTGAAGGAGGGAGATCACTAA
- a CDS encoding D-alanyl-D-alanine carboxypeptidase family protein — MKKDSHDRRFRTLCRLLAAVLLLAWVNPQAVQAAPAAPSIHAQAAAVIDVTSGRLLYSLQGDDELPIASLTKIMTAIVAIEHGKLSDTVTVGKNAYGKEGSSLYLHLGEEMSLENMLYGLMLRSGNDAATAIAEHVGGSEEGFVYLMNEKAKLLGLTHTHFQNPHGLDAEGHYSSANDLAKLTSYALKNPHFKEIVRTPSKTAPNPNDPWDYKWLNKNKMLRFYDGADGVKTGYTKTARRCLVSSATRKGQQIAVVTLNDGDDWNDHRKLLDYGFANFPLTTLIGKGQEIENSLVTGAEFKYALAPEEVGQIERRLKLVEARTGSFGYRGRISVRLKGEEIGTVPVYDKVSYNPSLMERGSEPNVGGAFGFASDHKVIQLPSDWSGALKKVLQTLLFDV; from the coding sequence ATGAAGAAAGACTCACATGACCGCAGATTTCGCACACTTTGCCGCTTATTGGCCGCGGTTCTGCTGCTCGCTTGGGTGAATCCGCAGGCCGTACAAGCTGCTCCCGCTGCGCCATCGATCCATGCTCAGGCCGCTGCGGTCATTGACGTGACTTCGGGCCGCCTGCTGTACAGCTTGCAAGGAGATGACGAGCTGCCGATCGCCAGCTTGACCAAGATCATGACCGCCATCGTGGCTATCGAGCACGGCAAGCTGTCGGATACGGTCACGGTTGGGAAGAACGCGTACGGGAAGGAAGGCTCATCCCTATATCTCCATTTAGGGGAAGAGATGAGTCTGGAAAATATGCTCTACGGGCTGATGCTCCGTTCGGGCAACGATGCCGCGACAGCGATTGCTGAACATGTGGGCGGCTCGGAAGAAGGCTTCGTTTATTTAATGAATGAAAAGGCCAAGCTGCTCGGACTGACGCATACCCATTTTCAAAATCCGCATGGTTTAGATGCCGAAGGGCACTATTCTTCAGCCAACGATTTGGCCAAGCTGACAAGCTATGCTTTGAAAAATCCGCATTTTAAGGAGATCGTCCGAACGCCCAGCAAAACCGCGCCAAATCCCAATGATCCGTGGGATTATAAATGGCTGAACAAGAACAAGATGCTGCGCTTCTATGATGGGGCGGACGGCGTCAAAACCGGCTATACCAAGACGGCCAGACGCTGTTTGGTGAGCTCCGCGACCCGAAAAGGACAACAAATCGCCGTTGTTACATTAAACGACGGGGATGATTGGAATGATCACCGCAAGCTGTTGGACTACGGTTTTGCTAACTTTCCGCTGACGACGTTGATCGGCAAAGGGCAAGAGATTGAAAACAGCCTGGTTACCGGGGCGGAATTCAAATATGCGTTGGCACCGGAGGAAGTCGGTCAGATTGAGAGAAGGCTGAAGCTAGTAGAGGCGCGCACAGGCTCGTTTGGTTATCGCGGAAGAATCAGCGTTCGATTAAAGGGAGAAGAAATCGGCACGGTGCCGGTTTACGATAAGGTCAGCTACAACCCGTCCCTCATGGAGAGGGGAAGCGAGCCGAATGTCGGCGGAGCCTTTGGTTTTGCCTCGGACCATAAGGTAATTCAATTACCTTCCGATTGGTCCGGGGCGTTAAAGAAGGTGTTGCAAACCTTGCTGTTTGACGTTTGA
- the tlp gene encoding small acid-soluble spore protein Tlp, translating to MAKPDNRSDNVEKLQRSIQNTIKNFREGQDYLSEHADEISPQEKKQIEEKNEKRLHAIEGLREEIKDEAAHQRKS from the coding sequence GTGGCAAAACCGGATAATCGCTCCGACAATGTGGAAAAGCTGCAACGGAGCATCCAAAACACGATTAAGAATTTCCGTGAAGGACAAGATTACCTCAGCGAACATGCTGACGAAATCTCCCCTCAGGAGAAGAAGCAAATCGAGGAGAAGAACGAGAAACGACTGCACGCTATCGAAGGCTTACGCGAAGAGATCAAAGACGAAGCCGCTCACCAAAGAAAATCTTAA
- the lysA gene encoding diaminopimelate decarboxylase, with amino-acid sequence MYLHGTSKINAKGHLEIGGCDTVELKQTYGTPLYIVDEALVRQRCREYMDAFRASGLSFQVAYASKAFCVMAMCRLAEEEGLSLDVVSEGELYTALQAGFPAQRIHFHGNNKTPDELEMAISAGIGCFVADNFTELHMLQALAAEKGVTVNVLLRVTPGVEAHTHEYISTGQTDSKFGFDIGNGSALEAVDLANRSLNLHLLGVHSHIGSQIFEVEGFQLAVERVAAFAMQVKDQLGVIFKVVNLGGGFGIRYTEGDTPLKVSDYVGAITDAVKREFADYPQLPEIWVEPGRSIVGDAGTTLYTVGTSKDIPGVRKYVAVDGGMTDNPRPALYGSKYEAMLANRANDANEEIVSIAGKCCESGDMLIWDVELPKVNSGDLLAVSCTGAYNYAMASNYNRIRRPAVVFVQDGRSDLVVKRESLQDLVACDVIPERIAKQPSLK; translated from the coding sequence ATGTATTTACACGGTACCAGCAAAATTAATGCAAAAGGCCATCTCGAAATCGGCGGCTGCGATACGGTCGAGCTGAAGCAAACCTACGGAACGCCGCTGTATATCGTAGATGAAGCCCTTGTGCGGCAAAGATGCCGTGAATATATGGATGCTTTCCGGGCATCGGGGCTGTCTTTCCAGGTCGCCTATGCCAGCAAAGCATTCTGCGTCATGGCGATGTGCCGGCTGGCCGAGGAGGAGGGCTTGTCCCTGGATGTTGTCTCCGAAGGTGAATTGTATACGGCCCTTCAAGCGGGATTTCCTGCGCAGCGAATCCATTTTCATGGCAACAACAAGACGCCAGATGAATTGGAAATGGCGATTTCCGCCGGGATTGGCTGTTTCGTAGCGGACAACTTTACGGAGCTGCACATGCTGCAGGCGCTTGCCGCCGAGAAAGGCGTTACGGTCAATGTCCTGCTGCGCGTAACACCAGGGGTGGAAGCCCATACGCATGAATATATTTCAACCGGTCAGACGGACTCGAAGTTCGGGTTTGATATCGGCAACGGTTCGGCGTTGGAAGCCGTTGATTTGGCCAACCGCAGCCTGAATCTGCATTTGCTTGGCGTGCATTCGCATATCGGCTCGCAAATTTTTGAAGTGGAAGGGTTCCAGTTGGCGGTTGAGCGCGTCGCGGCTTTTGCTATGCAGGTGAAGGATCAGCTTGGTGTGATCTTCAAGGTGGTTAACCTGGGCGGCGGCTTTGGCATTCGTTATACGGAAGGCGACACACCGCTGAAGGTGTCCGATTATGTTGGAGCGATTACGGATGCAGTGAAACGGGAGTTCGCTGATTATCCGCAGCTTCCGGAAATCTGGGTTGAACCGGGCCGGAGCATCGTAGGTGATGCTGGCACGACGCTGTATACGGTAGGTACAAGCAAGGATATCCCTGGCGTACGTAAATACGTGGCCGTTGATGGCGGAATGACGGACAACCCACGTCCGGCGCTGTACGGGTCGAAATATGAGGCGATGCTGGCCAACCGCGCCAACGATGCCAATGAAGAGATCGTGTCGATTGCCGGTAAATGCTGCGAAAGCGGCGATATGTTGATTTGGGACGTAGAGCTGCCGAAGGTGAACAGCGGCGATCTGCTCGCCGTATCCTGCACCGGTGCGTACAACTACGCGATGGCCAGCAACTACAACCGGATCCGTCGTCCGGCGGTCGTGTTCGTGCAAGACGGCCGCAGCGATCTTGTCGTGAAGCGCGAGTCGTTGCAGGATCTGGTCGCATGTGACGTGATTCCAGAACGGATCGCGAAGCAGCCATCGCTGAAATAG
- the scpB gene encoding SMC-Scp complex subunit ScpB produces MNFQELKSIIEGLLFLAGEEGLSLKQLAEVTEQRQEVVSDALLDMKSSFERAGRGLQIVQIAGNYQLATLPEHAPYFERLAYSPSRSTLSQAALETLSIIAYRQPITRVEIEEIRGVKSERAIHSLVNKDLIEEVGRAEAIGRPILYGTTKAFLDYFGLASLKDLPDLADFESAEELEEETQLLFQRLEEQQLTFDDVNQDFVAQEESPEEYPDDPEPGNL; encoded by the coding sequence ATGAATTTTCAGGAATTGAAATCGATTATTGAGGGGTTGCTCTTCTTGGCAGGCGAGGAAGGCTTAAGCCTCAAACAGCTGGCCGAAGTGACGGAGCAGCGGCAAGAGGTGGTGTCCGATGCCCTGCTGGATATGAAATCGTCCTTCGAGCGAGCCGGCAGAGGACTGCAAATCGTGCAGATCGCCGGCAACTACCAGCTGGCGACGCTTCCGGAGCACGCCCCTTATTTCGAACGTCTGGCTTATTCGCCTTCGCGTTCGACCTTATCCCAGGCTGCGCTTGAAACGTTATCGATTATCGCCTATCGACAACCGATTACCCGGGTGGAAATTGAGGAAATCCGCGGGGTCAAATCCGAGCGGGCGATTCATTCCCTGGTGAACAAGGATTTGATCGAGGAGGTTGGCCGCGCTGAAGCGATCGGGCGTCCGATTCTTTATGGGACAACCAAGGCGTTTCTGGACTATTTTGGACTGGCCAGCTTAAAGGATTTGCCGGATTTGGCCGATTTCGAAAGTGCCGAGGAGCTGGAGGAGGAAACGCAACTCCTGTTCCAACGCTTAGAGGAACAACAGCTGACGTTTGATGATGTGAATCAGGATTTCGTTGCGCAGGAGGAGTCACCGGAGGAATATCCCGATGATCCGGAACCAGGGAATTTATGA
- a CDS encoding peptidylprolyl isomerase has product MKKGKIVLEKGGEVEIQFLPEEAPGTVANFEKLANSGFYNGLTFHRVIPGFVAQGGCPIGNGTGGPGYTIKCETDTNVTKHERGVLSMAHAGKDTGGSQFFIVYEPQPHLNGVHTVFGKVISGMEYVDQIRPGDKMKEVTVWDEA; this is encoded by the coding sequence ATGAAAAAAGGTAAAATCGTTTTGGAAAAAGGCGGAGAAGTCGAAATTCAGTTCCTGCCCGAGGAAGCTCCTGGAACGGTCGCGAACTTTGAGAAGCTGGCCAACTCCGGATTTTATAACGGACTTACGTTTCATCGCGTGATTCCAGGGTTCGTCGCGCAAGGAGGTTGCCCGATCGGCAACGGTACAGGCGGCCCAGGTTACACCATCAAATGCGAAACAGATACCAACGTGACCAAGCATGAGCGCGGGGTATTGTCGATGGCCCATGCCGGCAAGGATACCGGCGGCAGCCAGTTCTTTATCGTCTATGAGCCGCAGCCGCATTTGAACGGAGTGCATACCGTTTTCGGTAAAGTGATTTCGGGTATGGAATACGTGGACCAAATTCGTCCTGGGGATAAAATGAAGGAAGTTACCGTTTGGGACGAAGCTTAA
- the ribE gene encoding riboflavin synthase — translation MFTGLVEEIGTMKSISRKGEAMILNISAKVVTEGIKLGDSISVNGVCLTATSFDASSFTVDVMPQTFRNTNLKDLKPGSRVNLERAMAANGRFGGHIVQGHVDGVGTIVGTSQDQNAVVFEIRPSKPSLFKYIIPKGSIAVDGISLTVVEAEGGTFTVSIIPHTLAETVLAFKRAGDTVNLECDVLGKYVDHLLKYGRGGQDTEEASGGESGINLPFLAANGFV, via the coding sequence ATGTTTACAGGACTTGTGGAAGAAATCGGCACGATGAAATCGATCAGCCGCAAAGGGGAAGCGATGATTCTGAACATTTCGGCGAAGGTTGTGACGGAAGGCATCAAGCTAGGTGACAGCATTTCGGTGAACGGAGTCTGCTTGACAGCCACCTCGTTTGACGCTTCCTCCTTTACGGTAGACGTGATGCCGCAGACGTTCCGCAACACGAATCTAAAGGATTTGAAACCAGGCAGCCGTGTGAATCTGGAGCGGGCCATGGCGGCGAATGGACGGTTCGGCGGACATATCGTACAGGGACATGTCGACGGAGTCGGCACCATTGTCGGAACGAGCCAGGATCAGAATGCGGTCGTGTTTGAAATTCGTCCAAGTAAGCCTTCCTTATTCAAATACATTATTCCTAAAGGCTCCATCGCTGTAGACGGGATCAGCTTAACGGTGGTCGAAGCGGAAGGCGGGACGTTTACGGTATCCATCATCCCGCATACGTTAGCCGAGACGGTGCTCGCCTTCAAGCGGGCGGGAGATACGGTGAATCTGGAATGCGATGTGCTTGGAAAATACGTGGATCATCTCCTCAAGTACGGCAGAGGCGGTCAGGATACGGAAGAAGCGAGCGGCGGCGAATCGGGAATCAACCTCCCGTTTCTGGCTGCGAACGGGTTCGTTTAA
- a CDS encoding bifunctional 3,4-dihydroxy-2-butanone-4-phosphate synthase/GTP cyclohydrolase II: MSDIVLDRVEEAIYELMRGKVIIVVDDEDRENEGDFVALAEKATPEVINFMITQGRGLVCLPITAERAEELDLQPMVAQNTDNHGTAFTVSIDHKDTTTGISAYERSLTVKAIMDPNAKPSDFRRPGHMFPLIAKKGGVLRRAGHTEAAVDLARMCGAYPAGVICEVIKEDGTMARLPDLVEIAKTYDLKLISVKDLIHYRNEKEKLVNREVEVRMPTDYGEFRAVAYTNDVDNKEHVALVKGEINGDEPVLVRVHSECLTGDVFHSHRCDCGPQFEAALRQIEEAGKGVLLYMRQEGRGIGLVNKLKAYKLQEQGFDTVDANLKLGFPADLRDYGIGAQILKDLGVRKIRLMTNNPRKIKGLEGYGLEVVERVPIQMKENEDNTKYLHTKQAKLGHLLKFDDVEQDESSSRV; the protein is encoded by the coding sequence ATGAGTGACATTGTATTAGACCGGGTCGAAGAAGCGATTTACGAACTGATGCGGGGGAAGGTCATTATCGTCGTCGACGACGAAGACCGGGAGAATGAAGGAGATTTCGTGGCACTGGCTGAAAAGGCAACGCCCGAAGTGATCAACTTCATGATCACCCAAGGCCGCGGTCTGGTCTGCCTGCCGATTACGGCGGAACGGGCAGAGGAGTTGGATTTGCAGCCGATGGTGGCGCAAAATACGGATAATCATGGGACGGCCTTTACCGTCTCCATTGACCATAAAGATACAACGACGGGAATCTCGGCATATGAGCGTTCGTTGACGGTGAAGGCGATCATGGATCCCAACGCCAAGCCATCGGACTTCCGCCGCCCAGGCCATATGTTCCCGCTGATCGCCAAGAAAGGCGGCGTGCTGCGCCGCGCCGGCCATACGGAAGCAGCAGTAGACCTGGCCCGGATGTGCGGTGCCTATCCAGCCGGCGTCATCTGCGAGGTCATCAAGGAAGATGGGACGATGGCCCGGCTGCCGGATTTGGTGGAGATCGCCAAAACCTATGATCTTAAACTGATCAGCGTCAAGGACCTGATCCATTACCGCAATGAGAAGGAGAAGCTGGTTAATCGCGAAGTGGAAGTGCGCATGCCAACCGATTACGGCGAATTCCGCGCCGTCGCTTATACGAACGACGTGGATAATAAAGAACACGTTGCGCTCGTCAAAGGTGAGATCAACGGCGATGAGCCGGTGCTGGTGCGGGTGCACTCCGAGTGCTTGACCGGGGATGTGTTCCACTCTCACCGCTGCGACTGCGGACCGCAGTTCGAAGCCGCACTGCGCCAGATTGAGGAAGCTGGCAAAGGCGTGCTGCTGTATATGCGCCAGGAGGGCCGCGGCATTGGCTTGGTTAACAAGCTGAAGGCCTACAAGCTGCAGGAGCAAGGCTTTGATACGGTGGATGCCAACCTGAAGCTTGGATTTCCGGCAGACCTGCGTGATTACGGAATTGGAGCGCAGATCCTCAAGGATCTGGGTGTCCGCAAAATTCGCTTGATGACCAACAATCCACGGAAAATCAAAGGCCTGGAGGGCTATGGCCTGGAGGTTGTTGAACGGGTGCCGATTCAAATGAAAGAGAACGAGGATAACACAAAGTATTTGCATACCAAGCAAGCGAAATTAGGGCATTTGCTCAAATTTGACGATGTGGAGCAGGATGAATCCTCCTCACGCGTCTAA
- a CDS encoding segregation and condensation protein A, giving the protein MTTVTYKLETFEGPLDLLLHLIDKAEIDIHQISISEITDQYLEYLQDMQELELEVTSEFLVMAATLLSIKSKQLLPKPPVIEMDDDFDYLFEEEEDPRDELIRKLIEYRKYKGIAAHLHEREWERSLIFSKEPEDLTPYMPVVQENPVKGLHAADLIAVFQKAMRRAAKRNTVARIHRDEISVKDRLKEVVAAFEHVGKGGRLLFSKLLHVEMSRHEIVVTFLAVLELMKMKQIVCYQNRLFDDIVMEWRGEGSIDEFSGIEIDY; this is encoded by the coding sequence TTGACGACAGTAACGTATAAGCTGGAAACCTTCGAGGGGCCGCTGGATTTGCTATTGCATCTGATCGATAAAGCCGAGATTGATATCCATCAAATCTCCATTAGTGAGATTACCGATCAGTACCTCGAATATTTGCAAGACATGCAGGAGCTTGAGCTGGAGGTCACCAGCGAGTTTCTGGTCATGGCTGCGACGCTGCTGTCGATCAAGAGTAAGCAGCTGCTGCCGAAACCACCCGTCATCGAAATGGACGATGATTTCGATTACTTGTTTGAGGAGGAAGAGGATCCTCGGGACGAGCTCATCCGCAAGCTGATCGAATACCGTAAATATAAAGGGATCGCTGCGCATTTGCATGAACGCGAATGGGAACGCAGCTTGATTTTCTCTAAAGAACCGGAGGATTTGACGCCGTATATGCCGGTTGTGCAGGAGAACCCGGTAAAGGGGTTGCATGCTGCCGATTTGATTGCCGTCTTCCAGAAGGCGATGCGCCGGGCGGCCAAGCGCAACACGGTGGCGCGGATTCACCGCGACGAAATTTCCGTTAAGGACCGGCTCAAGGAAGTCGTGGCCGCGTTCGAGCATGTGGGTAAAGGCGGAAGGTTGCTCTTTTCCAAGCTGCTGCATGTGGAAATGAGTCGGCACGAAATCGTCGTTACGTTTTTGGCCGTGTTGGAACTGATGAAGATGAAGCAAATCGTCTGTTATCAGAACCGGCTATTCGACGATATTGTTATGGAGTGGAGAGGGGAAGGAAGTATCGATGAATTTTCAGGAATTGAAATCGATTATTGA